A window from Setaria italica strain Yugu1 chromosome VIII, Setaria_italica_v2.0, whole genome shotgun sequence encodes these proteins:
- the LOC111258363 gene encoding uncharacterized protein LOC111258363, whose amino-acid sequence MGMVTKPSHPLTTVPPRPPPALIDDVTTEILIRLPPDEPEHLFCAALICKPWFRVLYDPAFLHRYRATAPLPSSASSPQAPSPRRGPRTPLRLHHVDARLPPPGLRRPPHAPPRLPPRPRAHPHMLEDRAVDLLVWDPVTGDRHGLREPHIDWMAYSAAVFCAADGCDHLDCHGGPFRVVLVGTDDAVYKIWASVYSSETGAWSSPTSVRNGGAVYVQPRRGTIVGNEIYFTLSRSTAIVKYDWDKNCCD is encoded by the coding sequence ATGGGCATGGTGACCAAACCCTCGCATCCGCTGACCACGGtgccgccacgcccgccgccggcgctgatCGACGACGTCACCACCGAGATCCTCATCCGCCTCCCACCGGACGAGCCGGAGCACCTCTTCTGCGCCGCCCTCATCTGCAAGCCGTGGTTCCGCGTCCTCTACGACCCCGCCTTCCTCCACCGCTACCGCGCcacggcgcccctcccctcctcggcctcctctcCACAGGCTCCAAGTCCTCGACGGGGACCCCGCACCCCGCTTCGCCTCCACCACGTCGATGCTCGCCTTCCCCCACCCGGGCTCCGACGGCCGCCGCACGCGCCCCCTCGactgccgccacggccgcgtgcTCATCCACACATGCTGGAAGACCGGGCCGTGGATCTCCTCGTCTGGGACCCCGTCACCGGTGACCGCCACGGCTTGCGCGAGCCGCACATCGATTGGATGGCCTACAGCGCCGCGGTGTTCTGCGCCGCCGATGGCTGCGACCACCTCGACTGCCATGGCGGCCCATTCCGCGTTGTCCTCGTGGGCACCGACGACGCGGTGTACAAGATATGGGCGAGCGTGTACTCATCTGAGACGGGGGCATGGAGCTCGCCGACTTCTGTTCGTAATGGCGGTGCCGTCTACGTCCAGCCTAGGCGTGGCACCATCGTAGGAAATGAAATCTACTTCACGCTTTCGCGGAGCACTGCGATTGTCAAGTATGATTGGGACAAGAATTGCTGTGATtga